A single genomic interval of Aphidius gifuensis isolate YNYX2018 linkage group LG6, ASM1490517v1, whole genome shotgun sequence harbors:
- the LOC122859234 gene encoding uveal autoantigen with coiled-coil domains and ankyrin repeats-like: MMLANSVAMFTIACSLFQLGFGGVPHSAIPVTSLPPIEMLNTTLSTIAPIIPDETSTIQTVESSTELLEKIRDIMGVKKDNVKNQAVNVSNDNAQVKQYFQLLKKNIELDLHAKFETLQSRVLELENDQNHQRNIIKEKDILISELSLGTLELSAKLYQSQEKLLNITEKYIELEKSYLTVQKKIETHNDELDNERKKHSVELLNSNTEIGQLKENNKKCTDQQGVMDKSLETAKSDLVKIKETLSMKSAELDDLKQKHSIELLNSSTEIRQLKEKNEKCMDQQGELENSLKTAKSDLVKIKETLSVKSAELENLKQKNSIDLLKLNTEVGKLKENNKKCTDQQEELKRNLETAKLNLVKNNETQSQALDSKSAELNDLKQKNSIELLNSNTEVGQLKEKNEKCTNQQGMLERNLKEIKETLSIKSAELENLKQKNSIDLLNLNTEIGQEKDKNKKYMVQQGILEKELKENKETLSIKSSELENLKQKNSIDLLKLNTEVVQEKDKNKKCMDQQGVLEKNLETTKLDLVKNKEALSIKTAELRNLEEKSTAGFKWVKYLGNHQVEPDMVEIGVDHDGLKLVIGRASHNGDILPAKVKPEHGVAYVSYNGVEYGKTDYEIMFQTHFDWVRVENGHVPSDAVPGGKTIDGKILYVGRTIHDKVYCAGKVDPKSNKLLIPYGGKEIEYTSYEVLVMH, encoded by the exons atGATGCTGGCAAATTCAGTAGCAATGTTTACCATTGCATGTAGCCTTTTTCAGCTT GGTTTTGGTGGAGTTCCTCACAGTGCAATACCTGTGACTAGTCTTCCACCGATTGAAA tGCTGAATACTACACTATCAACTATTGCACCAATTATACCAGATGAAACGTCGACGATTCAAACAGTTGAGTCATCAACagaattattagaaaaaatcaGAGATATTATGGGAGTGAAAAAAgataatgtaaaaaatcaaGCAGTTAATGTATCAAATGATAACGCACaagttaaacaatattttcaactactgaaaaaaaatatagaattagATTTACATGCAAAGTTTGAGACTCTTCAATCACGTGTATTAGAGCTTGAGAATGATCAAAATCATCAACGAAATATCATCAAAGAAAAGGATATTTTGATCTCTGAATTATCATTGGGAACCCTGGAACTTAGTGCCAAATTATATCAGAGTCAagaaaaactattaaatatcactgaaaaatatatagagcTGGAAAAATCGTATTTAactgttcaaaaaaaaattgaaacacaTAATGACGAGCTAGATAatgaaaggaaaaaacatTCAGTTGAATTACTCAATTCAAATACAGAAATTGGCCAATTAAAagagaacaataaaaaatgcacAGATCAACAAGGAGTAATGGACAAAAGTTTAGAAACTGCAAAATCAGatttagtaaaaattaaagaaacacTATCTATGAAGTCAGCTGAATTGGATGATCTCAAACAAAAACATTCAATTGAATTACTCAATTCAAGCACAGAAATTAGACAActaaaagagaaaaatgaaaaatgtatgGATCAACAAGGAGAGTTGGAAAATAGTTTGAAAACTGCAAAATCAGAT TTAGTAAAAATCAAAGAAACACTATCTGTGAAGTCAGCTGAATTAGAAAatcttaaacaaaaaaattcaattgatttactCAAATTAAATACGGAAGTTGGGAAACTAAAagagaacaataaaaaatgtacagATCAACAGGAAgagttaaaaagaaatttggaaactgcaaaattaaatttagtaaaaaacaatgaaacacAATCACAAGCACTTGATTCAAAGTCAGCTGAATTAAATGatctcaaacaaaaaaattcaattgaattgcTCAATTCAAATACGGAAGTTGGCCagctcaaagaaaaaaatgaaaaatgtacaAATCAACAGGGAATGTTGGAaagaaatttgaaagaaatcaAAGAAACACTATCTATTAAGTCAGCTGAATTAGAAAatcttaaacaaaaaaattcaattgatttactCAATTTAAATACGGAAATTGgtcaagaaaaagataaaaataaaaaatacatggtTCAACAGGGAATTTTGGAAAAggaattaaaagaaaacaaagaAACACTATCTATAAAATCATCTGAATTAGAAAatcttaaacaaaaaaattcaattgatttactCAAATTAAATACGGAAGTTGttcaagaaaaagataaaaataaaaaatgcatggATCAACAGGGagttttggaaaaaaatttggaaaCTACAAAATTGgatttagtaaaaaataaagaagcaCTATCTATAAAGACTGCTGAATTAAGGAATCTTGAAGAAAAATCAACAG CTGGATTCAAATGGGTTAAATATTTGGGTAACCATCAAGTTGAGCCTGACATGGTTGAGATTGGTGTTGATCATGATGGTTTAAAACTTGTTATTGGTCGTGCATCTCATAATGGTGATATTTTACCAGCAAAAGTCAAACCTGAACATGGTGTTGCTTACGTTTCTTATAATGGTGTAGAGTATGGAAAAACAGATTATgag attatGTTTCAAACTCATTTTGATTGGGTACGTGTTGAAAATGGGCATGTACCATCAGACGCTGTTCCAGGTGGTAAAACAATTGATGGTAAAATTCTATACGTTGGTCGTACTATTCATGATAAAGTTTACTGTGCTGGCAAG GTTGATCCTAAATCCAATAAACTATTGATTCCTTATGGTGGAAAAGAAATAGAGTACACTTCATATGAAGTTTTGGTAATGCATTGa
- the LOC122859237 gene encoding SET and MYND domain-containing protein 4-like, producing MSELSAADELDEQYQKQYLNFLFEKSSLPEFKNLKTLEDYFYYSLNSLIEEKITFERLENGIPKIKNNTDALMYRNSSFDKYKLPETRDLDEILEDCTKSIAYAEQNTNEFILCYMNRSSALLKSHLYDDCLNDINYIFKNININDSQKVKLLVKKSQCYEILKYPKNDVDYLKNEIKMMITKLKINDKNKINALEYLNNATNNINKKPFKKILVNENEASILNENDKIIGASDSIKISYSNEYGRHIIATRDIKPGEAILLHKPYASYLVENGIYQFCSYCMKQTWSSVPCNHCVHTVYCTDKCRDLAWSEYHDIECKLIGVSSEWGLGERPMLALKMTILAIREAKSIESLEKKLIKLDKIIDPLEKGLTNGIFDSSKYTSVYSLLTDIDKKRSDQIFHYSNVAVILVYLLGTRTNFLGPKIEKKCKDIYNIKNLTFIGKLLLQNCLIVKTNACSIGDYENELDFDERSIGILPSLAIFNHGCFCKTSRYEFNGKISLQSTCTIEKGEQVYVNYGQTFESSPSCQRKQSIELKYNFNCKCNACDDNWPADLSTLPVMSIPDVIAKKLIDVYKLYHTELRADDDDDSAIYFDDTIDRMNIKKQLVDVIEELYPHVRHPSPDLITFMEMLTTILGSRSTRWQTLN from the exons atgagTGAAC tttcaGCAGCTGATGAACTGGATGAGCAATATCAAAAAcaatatcttaattttttatttgaaaaatcatcattacctgaatttaaaaatctaaaaacacttgaagattatttttattacagttTAAATAGtcttattgaagaaaaaataacatttgaaAGACTTGAAAATGGTAtacctaaaattaaaaataatactgatgCATTGATGTATCGTAATTcaagttttgataaatataaattaccagAAACTCGTGATCTTGATGAAATACTTGAAGATTGTACAAAAAGTATTGCTTATGCTGAACAAAATACTAATGAATTTATTCTATGCTATATGAATCGTTCATCAGCATTATTAAAATCCCATTTATATGATGATTGTctcaatgatattaattatattttcaaaaatataaacataaatgattcacaaaaagtaaaattacttgttaaaaaatcacaatGCTATGAAATACttaaatatccaaaaaatgatgttgattatttaaaaaatgaaataaaaatgatgataactaaattaaaaataaatgataaaaataaaataaatgcattagaatatttaaataatgcaacaaataatataaataaaaaaccatttaaaaaaattttagttaatGAAAATGAAGCAAGTATATTAAATgagaatgataaaataattggtgCAAgtgattcaattaaaattagctATTCAAATGAATATGGTAGACATATTATTGCAACAAGAGATATTAAACCAGGTGAAGcaatattattacataaacCATATGCAAGTTATCTTGTTGAAAAtggaatttatcaattttgttCATACTGCATGAAACAAACATGGTCATCAGTACCATGTAATCACTGTGTTCATACTGTTTATTGTACAGATAAATGTCGTGATTTAGCTTGGTCTGAGTATCATGATATTGAATGTAAACTTATTGGAGTTTCAAGTGAATGGGGACTTGGTGAAAGACCAATGCTTGcattaaaaatgacaatattaGCTATAAGAGAAGCTAAAAGTATTGAAagcttagaaaaaaaattaattaaacttgataaaataattg atCCACTTGAAAAAGGCTTGACAAATGGAATAtttgattcatcaaaatatacaagtgtttattcattattaacagacattgataaaaaacgttctgatcaaatatttcattattcaaaTGTTGCTGttatacttgtttatttacttGGTACAAGAACAAATTTTTTAGGcccaaaaatagaaaaaaaatgcaaagatatatataatattaaaaatttaacattcattggtaaattattattacaaaattgtttaattgtcaAAACAAATGCATGCTCAATTGGTGattatgaaaatgaattaGATTTTGATGAACGTTCAATTGGAATATTACCAAGTCTGGCGATATTTAATCATGGATGTTTTTGTAAAACATCAAGATATGAATTTAATGGTAAAATATCATTACAATCAACATGTACCATTGAAAAAGGTGAACAAGTATATGTTAATTATGGACAAACATTTGAATCATCACCATCATGTCAACGTAAAcaatcaattgaattaaaatataattttaattgtaaatgtaaTGCTTGTGATGATAATTGGCCAGCTGATTTATCAACATTACCAGTTATGTCAATACCTGATGTTATTGCTAAAAAACTCATTGATGTTTATAAACTATATCATACCGAGTTAAgagctgatgatgatgatgatagtgctatttattttgatgacaCTATTGATcgtatgaatattaaaaaacaacttgtTGATGTCATTGAAGAACTTTATCCACATGTTCGTCATCCATCACCagatttaataacatttatgGAAATGCTTACAACTATTTTAGGATCAAGATCCACTCGTTGGCAAACActtaattag
- the LOC122859236 gene encoding TP53-regulated inhibitor of apoptosis 1-like produces MNSIGESCNDIKKQYDACFQSWFSENFLKGDTNDSMCAPIFQAYQQCLKQAMKDQKIELKDIETNHLGSKNEKSPS; encoded by the exons ATGAATAGTATTGGAGAATCTTgcaatgatattaaaaaacaatatgatgCATGTTTTCAATCATGGTTTTCTGAAAATTTCCTGAAAGGTGACACGAATGACTCCATGTGTGCTCCAATATTTCAAGCTTATCAACAATGTCTAAAg caAGCAATGAAggatcaaaaaattgaattaaaagatATCGAAACAAATCATCTAGGATCAAAGAATGAAAAATCACCCAGCTAA
- the LOC122859233 gene encoding TPR-containing protein DDB_G0280363 isoform X1, translating to MAREELRSKRPFKIWDSWRNVRKGLVVSNFEELLHRGKEKLGVPSVENVSLVLESDGTQVEDGEYFKTLSNNTILLLLRHGERWCPTGVDIIRAAISAIPKIVCETIHALELHDETPSWKIMDNKGRVTVVLHWDQRTNNTQNSQQQQQQNNSQNQQYSQQQQTVQQSKNDTSISGTKYSPIKKSELLNQRPSLVIETSIDKIAYGKTTTTTTNNIINNDLLQQRYSSPQITVINHDDMIQKNFINPTINNGNGTYGSIITSSSSSPGQQQLLREQQQQQQHGGMTGRLVKQGTNSFESTTIHIHTPECSGRIHQPVRNGSPVNGTDGGQSECDFHCCALHEEGRRIAVHKSVATSPIQDPHLIQQREQQQQQQQQQQTQTQTPSPQPPSSLSDGTRRSGNNKGHVRFRDTTDDESSSRNTNFHMHHHNNHHQEQLQQQQSQQHDSSESETENTIMEDEVITSEKFLLLIDQLTVDQKHHLSIKDIGIILERLRPKILDVERLDRESESEECYNWTIKAIIRGDVLRDFGVLYNGNYYAISEHPGYKEESEENNEDNEEEEEEEEEEEDRL from the exons gaGTTGCGGAGCAAAAGACCTTTCAAAATATGGGACAGCTGGCGTAACGTAAGAAAAGGACTCGTTGTTAGCAATTTTGAAGAATTACTTCATCGAG GTAAAGAAAAATTGGGTGTTCCATCAGTTGAAAATGTTAGTCTTGTATTAGAATCAGATGGTACACAAGTTGAAGATGGTGAGTATTTTAAAACACTGTCAAATAATACAATACTATTATTACTGAGACATGGTGAAAGATGGTGTCCAACTGGTGTTGATATAATACGAGcag cCATATCAGCAATACCAAAAATTGTGTGTGAAACAATTCATGCACTTGAATTACATGATGAAACACCCTCATGGAAAATTATGGATAATAAAGGACGTGTTACTGTTGTATTACACTGGGATCAACgtacaaataatacacaaaattcccaacaacaacaacaacaaaataattcacaaaatcaacaatattcacaacaacaacaaacagtACAACAATCTAAAAATGATACATCAATAAGTGGTACAAAATATTcaccaattaaaaaatcagaattattaaatcaaagaCCATCACTTGTTATTGAAACaagtattgataaaattgcatatggtaaaacaacaacaacaacaacaaataatattataaataatgatttattacaaCAACGTTATTCAAGTCCACAAATAACTGTTATTAATCATGATGatatgatacaaaaaaattttataaatccaacaataaataatggtAATGGTACATATGGCTCAAtaataacatcatcatcatcatcacctggacaacaacaattattacgtgaacaacaacaacaacaacaacatggtGGTATGACTGGACGTCTTGTTAAACAAGGtacaaattcatttgaaaGTACAACAATTCATATACATACACCAGAATGTTCAGGTAGAATACATCAACCAGTACGTAATGGTAGTCCAGTTAATGGTACTGATGGTGGACAATCAGAATGTGATTTTCATTGTTGTGCATTACATGAAGAAGGTAGACGTATTGCTGTACATAAATCAGTTGCAACATCACCAATACAAGATCCACATTTAATACAACAAcgtgaacaacaacaacaacaacaacaacaacaacaaacacaAACACAAACACCATCACCAcaaccaccatcatcattatcagatGGTACACGTCGTAGTGGTAATAATAAAGGACATGTTAGATTTCGTGATACAActgatgatgaatcatcatcacgaaatacaaattttcatatgcatcatcataataatcatcatcaagaacaattacaacaacaacaatcacaacaacatGATAGCTCAGAATCAGAAACTGAAAATACAATAATGGAAGATGAAGTTATAACatcagaaaaatttttattattaattgatcaattaacTGTTGATCAAAAACATCATTTAAGTATTAAAGATATTGGTATTATATTGGAAAGATTAAGACCAAAAATATTAGATGTTGAAAGACTTGATAGAGAAAGTGAAAGTGAAGAATGTTACAATTGGACAATTAAAGCAATTATTCGAGGTGATGTACTTCGTGATTTTGGAGTACTTTATAATGGTAATTATTATGCCATAAGTGAACATCCAGGATATAAAGAAGAAtctgaagaaaataatgaagataatgaagaagaagaggaagaagaagaagaagaagaagacaggctttaa
- the LOC122859233 gene encoding TPR-containing protein DDB_G0280363 isoform X2 encodes MLVELRSKRPFKIWDSWRNVRKGLVVSNFEELLHRGKEKLGVPSVENVSLVLESDGTQVEDGEYFKTLSNNTILLLLRHGERWCPTGVDIIRAAISAIPKIVCETIHALELHDETPSWKIMDNKGRVTVVLHWDQRTNNTQNSQQQQQQNNSQNQQYSQQQQTVQQSKNDTSISGTKYSPIKKSELLNQRPSLVIETSIDKIAYGKTTTTTTNNIINNDLLQQRYSSPQITVINHDDMIQKNFINPTINNGNGTYGSIITSSSSSPGQQQLLREQQQQQQHGGMTGRLVKQGTNSFESTTIHIHTPECSGRIHQPVRNGSPVNGTDGGQSECDFHCCALHEEGRRIAVHKSVATSPIQDPHLIQQREQQQQQQQQQQTQTQTPSPQPPSSLSDGTRRSGNNKGHVRFRDTTDDESSSRNTNFHMHHHNNHHQEQLQQQQSQQHDSSESETENTIMEDEVITSEKFLLLIDQLTVDQKHHLSIKDIGIILERLRPKILDVERLDRESESEECYNWTIKAIIRGDVLRDFGVLYNGNYYAISEHPGYKEESEENNEDNEEEEEEEEEEEDRL; translated from the exons ATGCTCGTA gaGTTGCGGAGCAAAAGACCTTTCAAAATATGGGACAGCTGGCGTAACGTAAGAAAAGGACTCGTTGTTAGCAATTTTGAAGAATTACTTCATCGAG GTAAAGAAAAATTGGGTGTTCCATCAGTTGAAAATGTTAGTCTTGTATTAGAATCAGATGGTACACAAGTTGAAGATGGTGAGTATTTTAAAACACTGTCAAATAATACAATACTATTATTACTGAGACATGGTGAAAGATGGTGTCCAACTGGTGTTGATATAATACGAGcag cCATATCAGCAATACCAAAAATTGTGTGTGAAACAATTCATGCACTTGAATTACATGATGAAACACCCTCATGGAAAATTATGGATAATAAAGGACGTGTTACTGTTGTATTACACTGGGATCAACgtacaaataatacacaaaattcccaacaacaacaacaacaaaataattcacaaaatcaacaatattcacaacaacaacaaacagtACAACAATCTAAAAATGATACATCAATAAGTGGTACAAAATATTcaccaattaaaaaatcagaattattaaatcaaagaCCATCACTTGTTATTGAAACaagtattgataaaattgcatatggtaaaacaacaacaacaacaacaaataatattataaataatgatttattacaaCAACGTTATTCAAGTCCACAAATAACTGTTATTAATCATGATGatatgatacaaaaaaattttataaatccaacaataaataatggtAATGGTACATATGGCTCAAtaataacatcatcatcatcatcacctggacaacaacaattattacgtgaacaacaacaacaacaacaacatggtGGTATGACTGGACGTCTTGTTAAACAAGGtacaaattcatttgaaaGTACAACAATTCATATACATACACCAGAATGTTCAGGTAGAATACATCAACCAGTACGTAATGGTAGTCCAGTTAATGGTACTGATGGTGGACAATCAGAATGTGATTTTCATTGTTGTGCATTACATGAAGAAGGTAGACGTATTGCTGTACATAAATCAGTTGCAACATCACCAATACAAGATCCACATTTAATACAACAAcgtgaacaacaacaacaacaacaacaacaacaacaaacacaAACACAAACACCATCACCAcaaccaccatcatcattatcagatGGTACACGTCGTAGTGGTAATAATAAAGGACATGTTAGATTTCGTGATACAActgatgatgaatcatcatcacgaaatacaaattttcatatgcatcatcataataatcatcatcaagaacaattacaacaacaacaatcacaacaacatGATAGCTCAGAATCAGAAACTGAAAATACAATAATGGAAGATGAAGTTATAACatcagaaaaatttttattattaattgatcaattaacTGTTGATCAAAAACATCATTTAAGTATTAAAGATATTGGTATTATATTGGAAAGATTAAGACCAAAAATATTAGATGTTGAAAGACTTGATAGAGAAAGTGAAAGTGAAGAATGTTACAATTGGACAATTAAAGCAATTATTCGAGGTGATGTACTTCGTGATTTTGGAGTACTTTATAATGGTAATTATTATGCCATAAGTGAACATCCAGGATATAAAGAAGAAtctgaagaaaataatgaagataatgaagaagaagaggaagaagaagaagaagaagaagacaggctttaa
- the LOC122859235 gene encoding FACT complex subunit Ssrp1, which translates to MDFLEYPDIYGEVKGAMTPGRLKLTDQHLIFKNQKTGKVEQLSANDMEMVNYQKFVGTWGLRIFLKNGLLHRYRGFKESDLDKIAKFFSTNYKKDMLEKELSLKGWNWGTAKFNGSVLSFDVGSNTAFEIPLHDVSQCTTGKNEVTLEFHQNDDAPVSLMEMRFHIPTSDSIEQDPVQQFHDRVMEKASVISVSGDAIAIFREIQCLTPRGRYDIKIFQTFFQLHGKTFDYKIPISTVLRLFLLPHKDNRQMFFVVSLDPPIKQGQTRYHYLVLLFNQDDETSIELPFTDRELKEKYDNKLTKEQSGPTYEVLGKIMKVIINRKLTGPGNFVGHSNTPAIGCSYKATAGYLYPLERGFIYVHKPPVHIRFEEISCVNFARGGGSTRSFDFEIELTSGVNHTFSSIEKEEYGKLYDFITNKKLRVKNRGKGEANGYNNDFGDSDQEEPDAYLERVKAEAKERDDDDGQDSEDDESTDEDFNPTQDESDVAEEYDSNPATSEDSDAGSDASGGDGDGSDTGNKKEKKHKKKSKSAKTVSEKPRKPRKQKKEKDENKPKRPATGFMLWLNATREQIKKDNPGISVTEIAKKGGELWKELKDKTEWEQKSNKLKKDYAEAMKEYEANGGGKDKAKNDNKTDKKKKEVTKKKDSMSPKTMAGSSFKSKEYISDDDSTDDDKESAKGSDDESEDEKKKKKATKRPAPADDKKSKKGKKESSSEEEEEDEEDEDDDSAASD; encoded by the exons atggatttctTAGAGTACCCAGACATTTATGGCGAGGTTAAGGGAGCaatg acaCCAGGTCGGCTAAAACTTACAGATCAACatcttatatttaaaaatcaaaaaactgGAAAAGTTGAACAATTGTCAGCAAATGATATGGAAATggttaattatcaaaaatttgttGGTACATGGGGTCttcgtatatttttaaaaaatggtcTACTTCATCGTTATCGTGGTTTCAAAGAATCAGATCTTgataaaatagcaaaatttttttcaacaaattacaaaaaagACATGTTGGAAAAAGAATTAAGTTTAAAAGGTTGGAATTGGGGAACAGCAAAATTTAATGGTTCTGTATTGAGTTTTGATGTTGGTTCAAATACAGCATTTGAAATACCACTTCATGATGTATCACAATGTACAACTGGTAAAAATGAAGTTACACTTGAATTTCATCAAAATGATGATGCACCAGTTAGTTTAATGGAAATGCGTTTTCATATACCAACAAGTGATTCAATTGAACAAGATCCAGTACAACAATTTCATGATAGAGTTATGGAAAAAGCATCAGTTATTAGTGTTAGTGGTGATGCAATTGCAATATTTCGTGAAATTCAATGTCTTACACCACGTGGTCgttatgatattaaaatatttcaaacattttttcaacttcatGGTAAaacatttgattataaaataccaatatcaactgttttacgtttatttttattaccacaCAAAGACAATAgacaaatgttttttgttgttagtTTAGATCCACCAATAAAACAAGGACAAACACGTTATCATTatcttgtattattatttaatcaagaTGATGAAACATCAATTGAATTACCATTTACTGATAgagaattaaaagaaaaatatgataataaattaacaaaagaacAATCAGGACCAACTTATGAAGTACttggtaaaattatgaaagttattattaatcgTAAATTAACTGGACCTGGTAATTTTGTTGGTCATTCAAATACACCAGCAATTGGATGTTCATACAAAGCTACTGCTGGTTATTTATATCCACTTGAACGTGgttttatatatgtacataaacCACCAGTACATATACGTTTTGAAGAAATATCATGTGTTAATTTTGCACGTGGTGGTGGTTCAACACGttcatttgattttgaaaTTGAGCTAACATCTGGTGTTAATCATACATTTAgttcaattgaaaaagaagaatatggaaaattatatgattttataacaaataaaaaattacgtgtTAAAAATCGTGGTAAAGGTGAAGCTAatggttataataatgattttggtGATAGTGATCAAGAAGAACCTGATGCATATTTAGAAAGAGTTAAAGCTGAAGCTAAAGaacgtgatgatgatgatggacaAGATTCAGAAGATGATGAATCAACTGATGAAGATTTTAATCCAACTCAAGATGAAAGTGATGTTGCTGAAGAATATGATTCAAATCCAGCAACATCTGAAGACAGTGATGCTGGATCAGATGCATctggtggtgatggtgatggtaGTGATACtggtaataaaaaagaaaaaaaacacaaaaaaaaatcaaaaagtgcTAAAACAGTATCAGAAAAACCACGTAAAccaagaaaacaaaaaaaagaaaaagatgaaaataaaccaAAACGTCCAGCAACTGGATTTATGTTATGGCTTAATGCAACAAgagaacaaattaaaaaagataatccAGGTATAAGTGTTACTGAAATTGCTAAAAAAGGTGGTGAACTTTGGAaagaattaaaagataaaacagAATGGGaacaaaaatcaaataaattaaaaaaagattatgcTGAAGCTATGAAAGAATATGAAGCAAATGGTGGTGGTAAAGATAAagcaaaaaatgataataaaactgataaaaagaaaaaagaagtaACTAAGAAAAAAGATTCAATGTCACCAAAAACAATGGCTGGATCATCATTTAAAAGCAAAGAATACATTAGTGATGATGACAgtactgatgatgataaa gaaTCAGCAAAGGGAAGTGATGATGAAAGTgaagatgaaaagaaaaagaaaaaagcaaCAAAACGTCCAGCACCA gctgatgataaaaaatctaaaaaaggaaaaaaagaatcatcaagtgaagaagaggaagaagatgaagaagacgAGGATGATGACAGTGCTGCATCAGATTaa